Part of the Plasmodium vinckei vinckei genome assembly, chromosome: PVVCY_13 genome, aaatattgttttataatttttactcttatttaaaacttgtatatgtacattatttttagatGTCGTAATAACAGCTCGAAAGGAATCAGTTGGTTCTAtgattaaattatttttatctctATCTATATTATGAAATTCTTCTCTATCaccaaataatttatatcttcTTTTATGCCCTTGACAATTTTTAAGGGTTTCtcttgttatattttttttttttttatcttgtttttttacaacCTCCTTCAAATTTGTAATAGCATTTACTGCTTCTTCTGACAATGTTGTAAAGTTTCTATATCtatcattatttgtttttaaattggTCATAAAGTATATTCCTTTTAAggcattttctttttgcaCTATAAAAGTTTTGAAAAGttcatttttcaaaaatattttcttattaaATTGTATCATAGAGCTAAGCATTGTGTATTTAAGGCAttgttgtttttattttttatatctaagatattaattgtatatacaaaaaacaCATATTGTagatatacatacatatgcaAAATATGTACGCCAAATAATGTGCTGTTCGATATTGacatattttctatttacTTGAACTTCAAGTTTTTACcatttataaatagtaagaatatatatcattttcttcctTTCTTTTTGTACGTATATTTGGATGTatgtagaaaatatattagatTAGAAAAATCctcttaaaaaatatattcaataCAATAACGAAAAGATAAACTAcataatcatatatattgtgtGCAGTTTGATATATAGTTagaagataaaatatatctttatcAGTGTGCCACTATTGCTTAAGTGCATATTTGTCgcttataatttttcctatataatttttgttcgcatatattttatttattcttatGTACTCGGATATCACTCGGCACCTTTGTAttccttatttttttctcttttatGTAATGCCTGTTGAAAAATGTTtctacatataaatatcccttgttatattattaaaaaaaaataataaataaaaaacatccaatcaatttaatttttattcaaaaccaatataagcatattatttttatttactgaTAATTTTATGATAGCCAATATCATAGAAGaggtaaataaatatcaaaaatacaccaacaataaaaatatgaaaaagcATGCTAAAATTAATTCACCATTCCCTTCTTTTTTAACAGTTCTTTTAGATCACCTCtcttgaatatatatataattcaaatgAATCTCAAGGCATTGGCCAAATAATCagataatattatattggaattttttatgtttaaaaatacGTCACGCAATAATATTGTGCACTTACACATATCTACCAAAACCAATTAGTAgctttttttgttctttctctttcttttttttctcctttTTTGTGGAAAATGACGGACGCTTGCGACATTGGTCTCATTGGGCTTGCTGTTATGGGGCAAAACCTCAGCATGAACATCGCTAGTAACGGATTTAAAATAGGAGTATACAATAGAACTTATGAAAGAACAACTGAAACATTAAAGAGAGCCAAGGAAGAAAATTTAGTAATTTATGGATATAAAACACTAGAAGagctaataaaaaatttaaaaaagcctcgaaaaattatattattaataaaagcAGGGCCTGCAgttgatgaaaatataaataatatattaaaatattatgaaaagggtgatataataatagatGGAGGTAATGAATGGTATTTAAATTcagaaaaaagaataaaaatgtgtgctgaaaaaaatgtagaatATTTAGCTATGGGAGTTAGTGGAGGTGAAGCA contains:
- a CDS encoding mitochondrial ribosomal protein S11 precursor, putative, with product MLSSMIQFNKKIFLKNELFKTFIVQKENALKGIYFMTNLKTNNDRYRNFTTLSEEAVNAITNLKEVVKKQDKKKKNITRETLKNCQGHKRRYKLFGDREEFHNIDRDKNNLIIEPTDSFRAVITTSKNNVHIQVLNKSKNYKTIFNSFAGNVGFTKSLQQSERCAYRIGENIAKKCKRLGIFSIDIKFRRIMRVETVLQAMYANNLNITQIIHEPRLPKCGLNASKPRKRRRV